A single Lolium perenne isolate Kyuss_39 chromosome 6, Kyuss_2.0, whole genome shotgun sequence DNA region contains:
- the LOC127307575 gene encoding transcription factor TGAL9 isoform X1 — protein MGDRPWQQPHEQASCSAHTGMIQQTSATATSSIHGSTIRKDPGGYEDMGELDQALFLYLNSQDQTSVQEQPQTLNIFPSRPMHAVEPSPNTATAAGSSKQQQRPPSKQLAMLAPAPDSKPAVKREGGGRGGEGTPSTSEHEGPRTPDAKTLRRLAQNREAARKSRLRKKAYIQNLETSRVRLSQMEQEMQRSSNQGAILGGGAGIGGLSPEAAWFDGEYARWVDEHDRMMRHLRAAVENQDAAAAATATDGEQLLRQLVDAAAAHHVMLAEMKAALARADVFHLVSGTWLPAAERCFLWIGGSRPSDLIKIVARHVEPLTEQQVAGVCDVQRWSREREEALDQELQATYRSLSDTVCSDALLSPYPDMAAYMAHMSLAIANLSSLEAFVRQADALRLQVLHRLPQILTSRQAVRCFLAIADYSHRLRALSSLWLAQPHRQDQPNPSGAGGQFHP, from the exons ATGGGGGATAGGCCATGGCAGCAGCCACATGAACAGGCATCTTGTTCAGCACACACCGGGATGATCCAACAAACTTCTGCTACCGCTACCTCCTCCATCCATGGAAGCACAAT CAGAAAGGACCCTGGCGGATATGAAGACATGGGTGAACTTGATCAAGCCCTCTTTCTCTACCTCAACAGCCAGGATCAAACATCAGTTCAAGAACAACCGC AGACTCTCAACATCTTCCCTTCTCGGCCGATGCACGCCGTCGAACCTTCTCCAAACACTGCCACCGCGGCCGGTTCTTCGAAGCAGCAGCAGCGGCCGCCATCCAAGCAGCTGGCGATGCTCGCTCCGGCACCGGACAGCAAGCCAGCCGTCAAG AGAGAAGGAGGCGGACGCGGCGGCGAGGGCACGCCGTCGACTTCGGAGCATGAGGGACCCCGAACGCCGGACGCCAAGACATTGAGGAGACTTGCGCAGAACAGGGAGGCCGCGAGGAAGAGCAGGCTTAGGAAGAAG GCTTACATTCAAAATTTGGAGACGAGCAGGGTCAGGCTGTCACAGATGGAGCAGGAGATGCAAAGAAGCAGCAATCAG GGTGCAATCCTGGGCGGTGGTGCTGGCATTGGAGGACTAAGTCCAG AGGCGGCGTGGTTCGACGGGGAGTACGCGAGGTGGGTGGACGAGCACGACAGGATGATGCGGCACCTCCGGGCGGCGGTGGAGAAccaggacgcggcggcggcggctacggCTACGGACGGTGAGCAGCTGCTGCGGCAGCTCGTCGACGCGGCGGCAGCGCACCACGTGATGCTGGCGGAGATGAAGGCCGCCCTGGCTAGGGCCGATGTGTTCCACCTCGTCTCCGGGACGTGGCTGCCCGCCGCCGAGCGCTGCTTTCTCTGGATTGGCGGCTCCCGCCCTTCGGATCTCATCAAG ATTGTAGCGCGACATGTGGAGCCGCTGACAGAGCAACAGGTGGCGGGCGTgtgcgatgtgcagcggtggtcgCGGGAACGCGAAGAGGCGCTTGACCAAGAGCTCCAGGCCACGTACCGCTCCCTCTCCGACACCGTCTGCTCCGACGCGCTGCTCTCCCCATACCCTGACATGGCCGCCTACATGGCCCACATGTCACTCGCCATCGCCAACCTCTCCTCGCTCGAAGCCTTCGTCAGGCAG GCAGACGCTTTGAGGCTGCAGGTGCTGCACAGGCTGCCGCAGATCCTAACATCGCGGCAAGCGGTGCGGTGCTTCCTCGCCATCGCCGACTACTCCCATCGCCTCCGCGCACTAAGCTCCCTCTGGCTTGCCCAGCCGCATCGCCAGGATCAACCCAACCCGTCCGGTGCCGGTGGCCAGTTCCATCCATAA
- the LOC127307577 gene encoding uncharacterized protein encodes MVTVNVGMVHYVLDHIYGTLLHRTKIGTPFFSKGWGGTKLVLLERMVKQIFPEAPHQNWPPTAVQPIWKTVWETKNSVMREGVFRTTCDERLIHALPPESHSARVAFLTPKSASPEKMSCVVHLAGTGDHSFERRLRLGGPLVKDNIATMVLESPYYGQRRPSMQHGAKLQCVSDLLLLGKATIDEARSLLYWLQAEAGYGKLGICGLSMGGVHAAMVGSLHPTPIATLPFLAPHSAVVPFCEGLYRHATAWEALREDAAALAQDATSLAEDAAQESGITIEQVKDRLRSVLSLTDVTRFPLPKNPQAVIFVGATDDGYIPKHSIMQLQKAWPGSEVRWVTGGHVSSFLLHNDSFRKAIVDALDRL; translated from the exons ATGGTAACAGTGAATGTTGGGATGGTGCATTATGTACTGGACCACATATATGGGACGCTCCTCCATCGCACGAAAATAGGAACACCGTTTTTCTCAAAAGGATGGGGAGGTACCAAACTTGTGTTGCTAGAGAGGATGGTGAAGCAGATTTTTCCTGAAGCTCCTCACCAGAACTGGCCACCAACTGCTGTGCAGCCCATATGGAAAACAGTTTGGGAGACCAAGAACTCTGTTATGCGAGAGGGTGTTTTCAGGACGACATGCGATGAGCGCCTAATTCATGCGTTGCCTCCGGAGAGTCACAGTGCAAGAGTTGCCTTTCTTACACCCAAGTCTGCCTCACCAGAGAAGATGTCGTGCGTGGTCCATCTGGCAG GCACTGGTGATCACTCATTCGAGAGAAGGCTCCGGCTTGGTGGACCACTTGTGAAGGACAACATTGCAACTATGGTTCTTGAGAG CCCCTATTATGGGCAACGACGTCCAAGCATGCAGCATGGGGCAAAGCTTCAATGCGTCAGTGACTTGCTACTCTTAGGAAAAGCCACCATTGATGAAGCTCGCAGCCTCTTGTACTGGTTGCAGGCTGAGGCTGGTTATGGCAAGTTGGGCATATGTGGGCTCAGCATGG GTGGCGTACATGCTGCAATGGTTGGATCCTTGCATCCTACACCAATTGCCACACTACCGTTTCTTGCCCCACATTCTGCTGTGGTGCCTTTCTGTGAAGGGCTTTACAGACATGCCACAGCTTGGGAAGCATTGAGAGAAGATGCAGCAGCATTAGCTCAAGATGCAACGTCTTTGGCAGAGGATGCGGCACAGGAATCTGGAATCACTATTGAGCAAGTAAAGGACAGGTTACGATCCGTGCTCTCTCTGACTGACGTCACTCGGTTTCCACTACCGAAGAATCCACAGGCTGTCATATTTGTTGGTGCAACG GACGACGGTTACATCCCCAAACACTCAATCATGCAGCTCCAGAAGGCATGGCCAGGCTCAGAAGTCCGTTGGGTTACAGGAGGCCACGTGTCCTCCTTTTTACTCCACAACGACTCGTTTCGCAAGGCAATCGTTGACGCCCTCGACAGATTATAG
- the LOC127307575 gene encoding transcription factor TGAL9 isoform X5, with protein sequence MIQQTSATATSSIHGSTIKDPGGYEDMGELDQALFLYLNSQDQTSVQEQPQTLNIFPSRPMHAVEPSPNTATAAGSSKQQQRPPSKQLAMLAPAPDSKPAVKREGGGRGGEGTPSTSEHEGPRTPDAKTLRRLAQNREAARKSRLRKKAYIQNLETSRVRLSQMEQEMQRSSNQGAILGGGAGIGGLSPEAAWFDGEYARWVDEHDRMMRHLRAAVENQDAAAAATATDGEQLLRQLVDAAAAHHVMLAEMKAALARADVFHLVSGTWLPAAERCFLWIGGSRPSDLIKIVARHVEPLTEQQVAGVCDVQRWSREREEALDQELQATYRSLSDTVCSDALLSPYPDMAAYMAHMSLAIANLSSLEAFVRQADALRLQVLHRLPQILTSRQAVRCFLAIADYSHRLRALSSLWLAQPHRQDQPNPSGAGGQFHP encoded by the exons ATGATCCAACAAACTTCTGCTACCGCTACCTCCTCCATCCATGGAAGCACAAT AAAGGACCCTGGCGGATATGAAGACATGGGTGAACTTGATCAAGCCCTCTTTCTCTACCTCAACAGCCAGGATCAAACATCAGTTCAAGAACAACCGC AGACTCTCAACATCTTCCCTTCTCGGCCGATGCACGCCGTCGAACCTTCTCCAAACACTGCCACCGCGGCCGGTTCTTCGAAGCAGCAGCAGCGGCCGCCATCCAAGCAGCTGGCGATGCTCGCTCCGGCACCGGACAGCAAGCCAGCCGTCAAG AGAGAAGGAGGCGGACGCGGCGGCGAGGGCACGCCGTCGACTTCGGAGCATGAGGGACCCCGAACGCCGGACGCCAAGACATTGAGGAGACTTGCGCAGAACAGGGAGGCCGCGAGGAAGAGCAGGCTTAGGAAGAAG GCTTACATTCAAAATTTGGAGACGAGCAGGGTCAGGCTGTCACAGATGGAGCAGGAGATGCAAAGAAGCAGCAATCAG GGTGCAATCCTGGGCGGTGGTGCTGGCATTGGAGGACTAAGTCCAG AGGCGGCGTGGTTCGACGGGGAGTACGCGAGGTGGGTGGACGAGCACGACAGGATGATGCGGCACCTCCGGGCGGCGGTGGAGAAccaggacgcggcggcggcggctacggCTACGGACGGTGAGCAGCTGCTGCGGCAGCTCGTCGACGCGGCGGCAGCGCACCACGTGATGCTGGCGGAGATGAAGGCCGCCCTGGCTAGGGCCGATGTGTTCCACCTCGTCTCCGGGACGTGGCTGCCCGCCGCCGAGCGCTGCTTTCTCTGGATTGGCGGCTCCCGCCCTTCGGATCTCATCAAG ATTGTAGCGCGACATGTGGAGCCGCTGACAGAGCAACAGGTGGCGGGCGTgtgcgatgtgcagcggtggtcgCGGGAACGCGAAGAGGCGCTTGACCAAGAGCTCCAGGCCACGTACCGCTCCCTCTCCGACACCGTCTGCTCCGACGCGCTGCTCTCCCCATACCCTGACATGGCCGCCTACATGGCCCACATGTCACTCGCCATCGCCAACCTCTCCTCGCTCGAAGCCTTCGTCAGGCAG GCAGACGCTTTGAGGCTGCAGGTGCTGCACAGGCTGCCGCAGATCCTAACATCGCGGCAAGCGGTGCGGTGCTTCCTCGCCATCGCCGACTACTCCCATCGCCTCCGCGCACTAAGCTCCCTCTGGCTTGCCCAGCCGCATCGCCAGGATCAACCCAACCCGTCCGGTGCCGGTGGCCAGTTCCATCCATAA
- the LOC127307575 gene encoding transcription factor TGAL9 isoform X2, which produces MGDRPWQQPHEQASCSAHTGMIQQTSATATSSIHGSTIKDPGGYEDMGELDQALFLYLNSQDQTSVQEQPQTLNIFPSRPMHAVEPSPNTATAAGSSKQQQRPPSKQLAMLAPAPDSKPAVKREGGGRGGEGTPSTSEHEGPRTPDAKTLRRLAQNREAARKSRLRKKAYIQNLETSRVRLSQMEQEMQRSSNQGAILGGGAGIGGLSPEAAWFDGEYARWVDEHDRMMRHLRAAVENQDAAAAATATDGEQLLRQLVDAAAAHHVMLAEMKAALARADVFHLVSGTWLPAAERCFLWIGGSRPSDLIKIVARHVEPLTEQQVAGVCDVQRWSREREEALDQELQATYRSLSDTVCSDALLSPYPDMAAYMAHMSLAIANLSSLEAFVRQADALRLQVLHRLPQILTSRQAVRCFLAIADYSHRLRALSSLWLAQPHRQDQPNPSGAGGQFHP; this is translated from the exons ATGGGGGATAGGCCATGGCAGCAGCCACATGAACAGGCATCTTGTTCAGCACACACCGGGATGATCCAACAAACTTCTGCTACCGCTACCTCCTCCATCCATGGAAGCACAAT AAAGGACCCTGGCGGATATGAAGACATGGGTGAACTTGATCAAGCCCTCTTTCTCTACCTCAACAGCCAGGATCAAACATCAGTTCAAGAACAACCGC AGACTCTCAACATCTTCCCTTCTCGGCCGATGCACGCCGTCGAACCTTCTCCAAACACTGCCACCGCGGCCGGTTCTTCGAAGCAGCAGCAGCGGCCGCCATCCAAGCAGCTGGCGATGCTCGCTCCGGCACCGGACAGCAAGCCAGCCGTCAAG AGAGAAGGAGGCGGACGCGGCGGCGAGGGCACGCCGTCGACTTCGGAGCATGAGGGACCCCGAACGCCGGACGCCAAGACATTGAGGAGACTTGCGCAGAACAGGGAGGCCGCGAGGAAGAGCAGGCTTAGGAAGAAG GCTTACATTCAAAATTTGGAGACGAGCAGGGTCAGGCTGTCACAGATGGAGCAGGAGATGCAAAGAAGCAGCAATCAG GGTGCAATCCTGGGCGGTGGTGCTGGCATTGGAGGACTAAGTCCAG AGGCGGCGTGGTTCGACGGGGAGTACGCGAGGTGGGTGGACGAGCACGACAGGATGATGCGGCACCTCCGGGCGGCGGTGGAGAAccaggacgcggcggcggcggctacggCTACGGACGGTGAGCAGCTGCTGCGGCAGCTCGTCGACGCGGCGGCAGCGCACCACGTGATGCTGGCGGAGATGAAGGCCGCCCTGGCTAGGGCCGATGTGTTCCACCTCGTCTCCGGGACGTGGCTGCCCGCCGCCGAGCGCTGCTTTCTCTGGATTGGCGGCTCCCGCCCTTCGGATCTCATCAAG ATTGTAGCGCGACATGTGGAGCCGCTGACAGAGCAACAGGTGGCGGGCGTgtgcgatgtgcagcggtggtcgCGGGAACGCGAAGAGGCGCTTGACCAAGAGCTCCAGGCCACGTACCGCTCCCTCTCCGACACCGTCTGCTCCGACGCGCTGCTCTCCCCATACCCTGACATGGCCGCCTACATGGCCCACATGTCACTCGCCATCGCCAACCTCTCCTCGCTCGAAGCCTTCGTCAGGCAG GCAGACGCTTTGAGGCTGCAGGTGCTGCACAGGCTGCCGCAGATCCTAACATCGCGGCAAGCGGTGCGGTGCTTCCTCGCCATCGCCGACTACTCCCATCGCCTCCGCGCACTAAGCTCCCTCTGGCTTGCCCAGCCGCATCGCCAGGATCAACCCAACCCGTCCGGTGCCGGTGGCCAGTTCCATCCATAA
- the LOC127307575 gene encoding transcription factor TGAL9 isoform X3, translating to MGDRPWQQPHEQASCSAHTGMIQQTSATATSSIHGSTIRKDPGGYEDMGELDQALFLYLNSQDQTSVQEQPQTLNIFPSRPMHAVEPSPNTATAAGSSKQQQRPPSKQLAMLAPAPDSKPAVKREGGGRGGEGTPSTSEHEGPRTPDAKTLRRLAQNREAARKSRLRKKAYIQNLETSRVRLSQMEQEMQRSSNQGAILGGGAGIGGLSPEAAWFDGEYARWVDEHDRMMRHLRAAVENQDAAAAATATDGEQLLRQLVDAAAAHHVMLAEMKAALARADVFHLVSGTWLPAAERCFLWIGGSRPSDLIKVAGVCDVQRWSREREEALDQELQATYRSLSDTVCSDALLSPYPDMAAYMAHMSLAIANLSSLEAFVRQADALRLQVLHRLPQILTSRQAVRCFLAIADYSHRLRALSSLWLAQPHRQDQPNPSGAGGQFHP from the exons ATGGGGGATAGGCCATGGCAGCAGCCACATGAACAGGCATCTTGTTCAGCACACACCGGGATGATCCAACAAACTTCTGCTACCGCTACCTCCTCCATCCATGGAAGCACAAT CAGAAAGGACCCTGGCGGATATGAAGACATGGGTGAACTTGATCAAGCCCTCTTTCTCTACCTCAACAGCCAGGATCAAACATCAGTTCAAGAACAACCGC AGACTCTCAACATCTTCCCTTCTCGGCCGATGCACGCCGTCGAACCTTCTCCAAACACTGCCACCGCGGCCGGTTCTTCGAAGCAGCAGCAGCGGCCGCCATCCAAGCAGCTGGCGATGCTCGCTCCGGCACCGGACAGCAAGCCAGCCGTCAAG AGAGAAGGAGGCGGACGCGGCGGCGAGGGCACGCCGTCGACTTCGGAGCATGAGGGACCCCGAACGCCGGACGCCAAGACATTGAGGAGACTTGCGCAGAACAGGGAGGCCGCGAGGAAGAGCAGGCTTAGGAAGAAG GCTTACATTCAAAATTTGGAGACGAGCAGGGTCAGGCTGTCACAGATGGAGCAGGAGATGCAAAGAAGCAGCAATCAG GGTGCAATCCTGGGCGGTGGTGCTGGCATTGGAGGACTAAGTCCAG AGGCGGCGTGGTTCGACGGGGAGTACGCGAGGTGGGTGGACGAGCACGACAGGATGATGCGGCACCTCCGGGCGGCGGTGGAGAAccaggacgcggcggcggcggctacggCTACGGACGGTGAGCAGCTGCTGCGGCAGCTCGTCGACGCGGCGGCAGCGCACCACGTGATGCTGGCGGAGATGAAGGCCGCCCTGGCTAGGGCCGATGTGTTCCACCTCGTCTCCGGGACGTGGCTGCCCGCCGCCGAGCGCTGCTTTCTCTGGATTGGCGGCTCCCGCCCTTCGGATCTCATCAAG GTGGCGGGCGTgtgcgatgtgcagcggtggtcgCGGGAACGCGAAGAGGCGCTTGACCAAGAGCTCCAGGCCACGTACCGCTCCCTCTCCGACACCGTCTGCTCCGACGCGCTGCTCTCCCCATACCCTGACATGGCCGCCTACATGGCCCACATGTCACTCGCCATCGCCAACCTCTCCTCGCTCGAAGCCTTCGTCAGGCAG GCAGACGCTTTGAGGCTGCAGGTGCTGCACAGGCTGCCGCAGATCCTAACATCGCGGCAAGCGGTGCGGTGCTTCCTCGCCATCGCCGACTACTCCCATCGCCTCCGCGCACTAAGCTCCCTCTGGCTTGCCCAGCCGCATCGCCAGGATCAACCCAACCCGTCCGGTGCCGGTGGCCAGTTCCATCCATAA
- the LOC127307575 gene encoding transcription factor TGAL9 isoform X4, translating to MIQQTSATATSSIHGSTIRKDPGGYEDMGELDQALFLYLNSQDQTSVQEQPQTLNIFPSRPMHAVEPSPNTATAAGSSKQQQRPPSKQLAMLAPAPDSKPAVKREGGGRGGEGTPSTSEHEGPRTPDAKTLRRLAQNREAARKSRLRKKAYIQNLETSRVRLSQMEQEMQRSSNQGAILGGGAGIGGLSPEAAWFDGEYARWVDEHDRMMRHLRAAVENQDAAAAATATDGEQLLRQLVDAAAAHHVMLAEMKAALARADVFHLVSGTWLPAAERCFLWIGGSRPSDLIKIVARHVEPLTEQQVAGVCDVQRWSREREEALDQELQATYRSLSDTVCSDALLSPYPDMAAYMAHMSLAIANLSSLEAFVRQADALRLQVLHRLPQILTSRQAVRCFLAIADYSHRLRALSSLWLAQPHRQDQPNPSGAGGQFHP from the exons ATGATCCAACAAACTTCTGCTACCGCTACCTCCTCCATCCATGGAAGCACAAT CAGAAAGGACCCTGGCGGATATGAAGACATGGGTGAACTTGATCAAGCCCTCTTTCTCTACCTCAACAGCCAGGATCAAACATCAGTTCAAGAACAACCGC AGACTCTCAACATCTTCCCTTCTCGGCCGATGCACGCCGTCGAACCTTCTCCAAACACTGCCACCGCGGCCGGTTCTTCGAAGCAGCAGCAGCGGCCGCCATCCAAGCAGCTGGCGATGCTCGCTCCGGCACCGGACAGCAAGCCAGCCGTCAAG AGAGAAGGAGGCGGACGCGGCGGCGAGGGCACGCCGTCGACTTCGGAGCATGAGGGACCCCGAACGCCGGACGCCAAGACATTGAGGAGACTTGCGCAGAACAGGGAGGCCGCGAGGAAGAGCAGGCTTAGGAAGAAG GCTTACATTCAAAATTTGGAGACGAGCAGGGTCAGGCTGTCACAGATGGAGCAGGAGATGCAAAGAAGCAGCAATCAG GGTGCAATCCTGGGCGGTGGTGCTGGCATTGGAGGACTAAGTCCAG AGGCGGCGTGGTTCGACGGGGAGTACGCGAGGTGGGTGGACGAGCACGACAGGATGATGCGGCACCTCCGGGCGGCGGTGGAGAAccaggacgcggcggcggcggctacggCTACGGACGGTGAGCAGCTGCTGCGGCAGCTCGTCGACGCGGCGGCAGCGCACCACGTGATGCTGGCGGAGATGAAGGCCGCCCTGGCTAGGGCCGATGTGTTCCACCTCGTCTCCGGGACGTGGCTGCCCGCCGCCGAGCGCTGCTTTCTCTGGATTGGCGGCTCCCGCCCTTCGGATCTCATCAAG ATTGTAGCGCGACATGTGGAGCCGCTGACAGAGCAACAGGTGGCGGGCGTgtgcgatgtgcagcggtggtcgCGGGAACGCGAAGAGGCGCTTGACCAAGAGCTCCAGGCCACGTACCGCTCCCTCTCCGACACCGTCTGCTCCGACGCGCTGCTCTCCCCATACCCTGACATGGCCGCCTACATGGCCCACATGTCACTCGCCATCGCCAACCTCTCCTCGCTCGAAGCCTTCGTCAGGCAG GCAGACGCTTTGAGGCTGCAGGTGCTGCACAGGCTGCCGCAGATCCTAACATCGCGGCAAGCGGTGCGGTGCTTCCTCGCCATCGCCGACTACTCCCATCGCCTCCGCGCACTAAGCTCCCTCTGGCTTGCCCAGCCGCATCGCCAGGATCAACCCAACCCGTCCGGTGCCGGTGGCCAGTTCCATCCATAA
- the LOC127307578 gene encoding uncharacterized protein: MATRAVSVAVAVAALGLVAVLLAASVPGAAAKVCTNTFPSSAAVASHTERAAEKLRSASSEPDVLRLPGGLADHAHGHGHEQHLTPTDESAWMALMPRRLLAGGGSGSASPREEFDWLMLYRKLRGGGAGPAVDGPAGPFLSEASLHDVRLQPGTVYWQAQQTNLEYLLLLDSDSLVWSFRTQAGLQATGTAYGGWEGPSVELRGHFVGHYLSATAKMWASTHNDTLHAKMSSIVDTLYDCQKKMGTGYLSAFPTEFFDRAESLTTVWAPYYTIHKIMQGLLDQYTVAGNSKALGMVVGMADYFSARVKNVIQKYSIERHWASLNEETGGMNDVLYQLYTITGDLKHLTLAHLFDKPCFLGLLAVQADSISGFHSNTHIPVVIGAQMRYEVTGDVLYKQIATSFMDIINSSHSYATGGTSAGEFWSDPKRLAATLSTENAESCTTYNMLKVSRSLFRWTKETAYADYYERALINGVLSIQRGTDPGVMIYMLPQAPGHSKAVSYHGWGTKYDSFWCCYGTGIESFSKLGDSIYFEEKGGTPALSIIQYIPSTFNWKTAGLTVIQQLEPLSSLDLHLQVSVSISAKTNGQSATLNVRIPSWSSATGAKATLNNKDLGLVTPGSLLSVTKQWNSGDHLSLQLPIVLRTEAIKDDRPEYASLQAILFGPFVLAGLSSGDWDAKASSAVSEWITAVPPSYNSQLMSFTQESSGKTFILSTSNGSLTMQERPAVDGTDTAIHATFRVHPHDSTKLQDTHSTTLKGTSVQIEPFDLPGTVITTNLTLSAQKSSDSFFNIVPGLDGKPNSVSLELGTKPGCFLVSGTDYSAGTKIQVSCKSSLQSIGGIFEQAASFVQATPLRQYHPISFVAKGLRRNFLLEPLYSLRDEFYTVYFNLGA; encoded by the exons ATGGCGACGCGAGCCGTGTCGGTGGCGGTAGCGGTAGCGGCGTTGGGGCTCGTGGCGGTGCTCCTGGCCGCCTCGGTCCCTGGCGCAGCGGCGAAGGTCTGCACCAACACGTTCCCGTcgtcggcggcggtggcgtcgcaCACGGAGCGCGCGGCGGAGAAGCTGCGGTCCGCGTCGTCGGAGCCAGACGTGCTGCGGCTGCCCGGCGGGCTCGCCGACCATGCCCACGGGCACGGGCACGAGCAGCACCTCACCCCGACCGACGAGTCCGCCTGGATGGCGCTCATGCCGCGGAGGCTCctcgccggcggcggcagcggcagcgcctCGCCGCGCGAGGAGTTCGACTGGCTGATGCTCTACCGCAAGCTCCGGGGCGGCGGTGCCGGTCCGGCCGTGGACGGCCCCGCGGGGCCGTTCCTCTCGGAGGCGTCGCTGCACGACGTGCGGCTGCAGCCGGGCACCGTGTACTGGCAGGCCCAGCAGACCAACCTGGAGTACCTGCTCCTCCTGGACTCCGACAGCCTCGTCTGGAGCTTCCGCACGCAGGCCGGGCTGCAGGCCACCGGGACGGCCTACGGCGGGTGGGAGGGGCCCTCCGTCGAGCTCCGGGGACACTTCGTCG GGCACTACCTGAGCGCCACCGCCAAGATGTGGGCGAGCACACACAATGACACCCTCCATGCCAAGATGTCGTCCATCGTCGACACGCTCTATGACTGCCAGAAGAAGATGGGCACAGGGTACCTGTCGGCCTTCCCAACGGAGTTCTTCGACCGCGCCGAGTCCCTCACGACTGTTTGGGCTCCTTACTACACCATCCACAAG ATTATGCAAGGGCTTCTCGATCAGTATACAGTGGCTGGAAACTCCAAGGCCCTGGGGATGGTGGTTGGGATGGCTGATTACTTCAGTGCTCGTGTGAAGAATGTCATACAAAAGTACAGCATTGAGAGGCACTGGGCATCGCTCAACGAGGAGACCGGGGGGATGAATGATGTGCTCTACCAGCTCTACACGATAACG GGTGATTTGAAGCATTTGACACTGGCTCACCTCTTCGACAAGCCATGCTTTCTGGGGTTGCTTGCGGTTCAG GCTGACAGCATTTCAGGCTTTCATTCCAATACACACATTCCAGTTGTCATTGGTGCGCAAATGAGATATGAAGTTACCGGTGATGTTCTTTACAAG CAAATTGCGACATCCTTTATGGACATCATAAATTCTTCTCACAGCTATGCAACTGGAGGGACATCAGCCGGCGAATTCTG GTCTGATCCAAAGCGCTTAGCCGCAACTCTGAGTACTGAGAATGCGGAATCCTGCACTACCTACAACATGCTCAAG GTTTCCCGCAGCCTATTCAGATGGACCAAGGAAACAGCATATGCGGATTATTATGAAAGGGCGCTGATAAATGGTGTGCTAAGCATCCAGAGAGGGACGGATCCCGGTGTGATGATTTACATGCTACCGCAGGCTCCTGGACATTCTAAAGCGGTGAGCTATCATGGTTGGGGAACAAAGTACGATTCATTCTGGTGCTGTTATGGGACAG GGATAGAATCATTTTCGAAACTTGGTGATTCCATTTACTTTGAGGAGAAAGGAGGTACACCAGCACTCAGCATCATTCAGTACATTCCAAGCACATTCAACTGGAAAACAGCTGGGCTTACTGTTATTCAACAACTCGAACCCCTCAGCTCTTTAGACCTGCATCTACAAGTTTCTGTATCCATTTCCGCAAAG ACGAATGGTCAGTCTGCCACATTGAATGTGAGAATACCATCATGGTCATCTGCCACTGGTGCAAAAGCTACTTTAAACAACAAAGATTTGGGATTAGTAACTCCAG GGTCTTTGCTGTCAGTCACCAAACAGTGGAACTCAGGAGATCACTTATCGCTGCAATTGCCCATCGTCCTAAGGACCGAAGCAATAAAAG ATGATCGGCCGGAGTATGCATCTCTTCAAGCAATTCTATTTGGGCCATTCGTTCTCGCGGGTCTTTCCTCAGGTGATTGGGATGCGAAAGCCAGCAGTGCAGTTTCCGAATGGATCACTGCAGTACCTCCATCATACAACTCACAGCTGATGTCCTTCACTCAAGAATCAAGTGGGAAGACGTTCATTCTGTCAACCTCAAATGGCTCTCTGACAATGCAAGAACGACCTGCTGTTGACGGCACAGACACCGCCATCCATGCGACGTTCAGGGTGCACCCTCATGACTCAACTAAGCTGCAGGACACCCACAGCACAACCCTGAAAGGCACCTCTGTGCAGATCGAACCATTCGACCTGCCAGGAACGGTGATCACCACCAACCTTACCTTGTCTGCACAAAAGAGCTCTGATTCCTTCTTCAACATAGTACCTGGGCTCGATGGAAAGCCGAACTCAGTTTCCCTCGAGCTCGGGACCAAACCAGGATGCTTCTTGGTGTCTGGGACAGATTACTCTGCTGGGACGAAGATCCAGGTCAGCTGCAAGAGTTCTCTCCAGAGCATCGGCGGAATATTCGAGCAGGCAGCGAGCTTTGTGCAGGCTACTCCGCTGAGGCAGTACCATCCGATAAGCTTCGTCGCGAAGGGGTTAAGGAGGAACTTCCTCCTGGAGCCATTGTACAGCTTGAGAGACGAATTCTACACGGTTTACTTCAACCTTGGGGCCTGA